The genomic segment CAAGTTTTCCGGGTCTGCCGCTGAAAATACCGTTATATGTGAATTTCCCTGAATGGAAACTGTTTACTTCCTTGATCATAACTCTCCTTCGCAATAATTAGAATTTAAAAGAATAATAAAGGGCCGTTTATCCGGCCTCGGTTTTCTTTGCTTCCTGCCAGAGCTCTTCCATCTCTTCCAGTGATGCTTCTTCATAGGCCATCCCCTTCTCTTTGAGCCTTTTGCCTATGTAGTCAAACCTGGAAACAAATCTGGAGTTGCATTTCCGCAAAGCCTCATCAGAATCGACATCCAAAAAGCGGGAAATGTTCACTAGGGCAAACAAAATGTCCCCGAGTTCGTGCTCGATCTCCTCACGGCTACCGTTTAGAACCGCCTCTGTGAACTCGCCGAACTCCTCATTCACCTTATCCATACACTGGGCCTTGCTGTCCCAGTCGAATCCAACCTTCCTGGCCTTCTCCTGAAGCTTTCTCGCCGTGGGAAGGGTTGGGAGGGTGGCAGGAACGCCGTCCAGTACAGATTTGCGGCTGTTCTTCTTCTCTTCAGCCTTTATCTTTTCCCAGCTTTCAACAACCTCTTCGGAATTATTAACAGCTGCATCGCCGAAAACGTGGGGATGTCTTCTTACAAGCTTTTCGCTCACCAGGTCAAGGGCTTCTTCAAGGCTGAACTTACCCTCTTCCTCCGCCATTACCCCATGGAAAACAACATGGAACGCCACATCCCCAAGCTCCTCCCGGACATGCTCAATATCTTCGTTATCAAGGGCTTCAAGGAGTTCGTAGGCCTCTTCAAGGAAATGCTCCTTTATGGAATAAAGGTTTTGCTCCCTGTCCCATGGACATCCTTCAGGGCTTCTGAGTTTTTTTACAATTTCAACGAGTCTTTCATAGGAAGAGTTCATAAGGCAAATAATCCTCTTTGGAAGCTTACGAAGAATTTTAATTCACCGATGTCCAAAAATCAACCGTTACTCACATGGTGATTTCTTCTGTCCTCTGAATATTCAGGTAGTAAACGATTTATCCATAAAAAAAGCCGCCCGGAGGCGGCCTGCTGTCTTAGTCCTTCCTTTTGTCCTCTAACACAACCAAGTTTCCATCATAGATCTTTCCATTGAAAACAATCTCTGCATTAACGCCCCTGCAGGGCGGAACTTCTTGAGGCTCTGTCGTTTTTTTTAGTGAAACAAAGTATCCGTCTGCAGAAATGCTAAAGGGCACCCTCCATAGGTTCAATCTCCATACCCCTGTATCGGGTATATCAAGCGTCCTCAGTCCATTCTCATTATCGTTGTATATCTCAAAAGTCATAATACCACCTATACCTTTGCTATTCTTGTAGCAAAATGTTCAGTTCTGGTTGCGTCAGCAACTGTGATATTGTGTTTGAATAGTCCATCAGTAGTTCCACTCATGTACGCTCCTCCTAATGAGATAGACTGTTCTTCGGTTGATGAGCTGGGATAAAAGAAGTCGGAGAAGGTCGAGTTCAGCTCTTCCGACTGCACAGATGCGGGAATGAACACTGCAGACATATCGAACCCCGCTCCAGTCGAATCATGAACCGTTGAAACCCACCCTGAGGAGCCTAGATCGGATAGACCTGTGTTCACGTAATTACCCGTCCCAGTATTCTCCAAAATGTGTAAATAGCCCGATGTATCGCTCTTAAAACCCTCACACATCTTAATGCAGTTACCCCAAAGCTCATACAGACCCCTCCATACTGCCCCTGTAGAACCGTTTGTCATTATTTCCGAGCCGTTCGAGTTTCCTGGATCTATGGCGGACTGCACATCCGGCGTTCCTGTTTCAATCAGGCATAGCATCTGGATCGCTCCTATTTCATAGATCGTCCACATATGAAAGCCGTCTACACCCCCGGTATTCCTTGCTTCCGCCTTTGTTATGAAAGTACTCATAAGCTCATCTGTCATGGCGAGCACGCCATAGGTTGAGCCAAGCATGGTACCTCCATCATCATTGGCGTTATATTTCCCGACGTAAAACTGTTCTATTTCAACCCCCGCATCTACAAACGCAGGATGAACTGAAAAGCCATCTTCCGGGGTATCGGAAATCCACCAGCACTTCTTGCCCTCATATTCACTTCCGGTTGGTGCTGCAGCAACCTTGTAGTAAAACTTAGGTATCCTAACCATCTCCTGAGAGTCTATGGTTACGTCCGTTATTCCACCCCATACTGGGTGGGAATCAAAGGTAGAACTGGTAGGTGATATACTGTTCCCCTGTTCGTCCACATATGCCCACGTCCCGCTCCCCCCTCCGGGAGTTACAAGTGCCAATCCGATAATGCCCGAGGTTGTATCGGCCGTGGCGAAGGATGTTTCTGAGGAGTATTCAGACCATCCGAGTACAGACCCCTTATGCCTTACACGCCAGTAGTAGGAAGTGTTCGGACTAAGGGCACCGAAAGGTACACTGACTGAAACCAGATTCAGTGGATCTTCCCCTGAGTCCCATACAGTCGACGTATAGTCTCCAGATACATCAGTAATCTGCCACTGACTGGCAGAGTGTGTGTCTGTTGTGCCTGATACTGAGAATGCACTGGATGACAGGCTAAGCGTTGTAGAGGTATCGACGGATGCATCAGGAGGGCTCTGGTTAAAGGGTGTGCTAACATACTCAAAAGCAGAAGCGGTTGTGAATGAAGTGTAATCCGACCACTCGGATGTCAGACCCGAATCCGAGGTATAAGCCACACGCCAGTAGTACGTTGAATTTGCCGAAAGGTTTCCCGACGGAACATTACATTGGGCAATATAACCTATCTGTCCGCTATCATAAGCAAGCGTACTAAATCCGCTATCCGAAGCGATTTGAAACCTTGCATACATTGCAGGGTTAAGCCCGGAATAGTCGGATGAAGTAAGAGTGGGCGTTTCCTGAATATCCACTGCACCGGATGCGGGTGATATATTCGAAGGCTTATCAGGTGCATAAGCCTGCTCTACAACTACGGAAAAAGCACCGCTCCAAGGCGAATCGGAGTATGTCACACCATCACCCTTTGCACGAACACGGACATTATAACTTCCCGATGCCCCCCATGAAAGGGTTATGGTAGGGTCCGCACTACCCGCCAGCATACCGGATACCACCGTATAGGTCCCATCCGCCTCCCATTCAAGGGATACAGCCTCGGCTGCTATATTTGATGCAGATAAGAGCGAACCCTCATCGGTGTAGACAGGGGTCACTCCCGAAACCGAAGGGGCTGTGAGAGCCGGAAGTGACGCAGGAGGGTTGCTTAACCTTACTCTTAGCGCAGATTCTGACTCATCATGGACAAGATTCAGGACCTCTCCATCCGTTTTATATGTTGCTTTAAGTTCCTGCGAATCCGAATCAAATACATCATTCAGAATCTCAGGAACGGTTTTTCTGCCAGCCATTGTTCCCTCCTAGAGTGACTTTTTAACCCTTTTAACGTCGATCTTATCCAGTGATTTCCGTACCTCTTCAAGTATCTCATCATCAATGGAAGTGTCCGTTCTTTCGGTAAGATTCTCCAAAGACCTCAATACAATGAGCCTTATGATATTCTCCGTTACAAATGCCTTGAAGATAGACATAAGCGAACCTGTCAGAACTGTTGTTAGCGTACTAATCATCATCTCCCCCTATACTTTTGTATGCACTTTCAAAACCTGTGTAACTACTGCCGATTCTCCCCCAGCGTGCAGAGTATCCCCGGATATCCAGATGAAAGCCGGGATCTCTCCAGTCCGGATATATCCCTAGCCCCACATAAGCGGCTGATACGGTATCGCATATCTGAACCTTATGGAGTGCCTCAAGCAGTGCATTGACCCCGGTTTTGTAGCCAACCCCTTCAATATGGAAATCCACCGCATCACCCGTATAGTGGCGACTGCTGGTGGCATGCCCCGATGTTTCATAGCCACAGTGGATCAGAAAAGGCCTGTCTACACAACCCCTCAGACTATCCAGCAGGATAAGCAGAGCAGGGTTTATCCTGTCCGGATCCCCCCAGTTTTCATCCTTACTGAAATACTTTAGATTATTCCAAATCATTCCCTCCTCCCTGTTACAACCTTCATTAAAGGCTCCCCCCTGGAGCCGTTGTAGTCAACATAGCCCAAAAATGGATATTTGTTAGCCTCCTTATTATTAGCGTTAATTGTGTGTACTGCGAAATGGAAAGTGCTCTCGGGCGTTCCAGCTGTTAATGAGAATGCTGC from the Limisalsivibrio acetivorans genome contains:
- the mazG gene encoding nucleoside triphosphate pyrophosphohydrolase gives rise to the protein MNSSYERLVEIVKKLRSPEGCPWDREQNLYSIKEHFLEEAYELLEALDNEDIEHVREELGDVAFHVVFHGVMAEEEGKFSLEEALDLVSEKLVRRHPHVFGDAAVNNSEEVVESWEKIKAEEKKNSRKSVLDGVPATLPTLPTARKLQEKARKVGFDWDSKAQCMDKVNEEFGEFTEAVLNGSREEIEHELGDILFALVNISRFLDVDSDEALRKCNSRFVSRFDYIGKRLKEKGMAYEEASLEEMEELWQEAKKTEAG